The Elgaria multicarinata webbii isolate HBS135686 ecotype San Diego chromosome 1, rElgMul1.1.pri, whole genome shotgun sequence genome has a window encoding:
- the GDF5 gene encoding growth/differentiation factor 5: protein MKILNFLTLLLWHFRWFYPVLISLVLSPAEASHGNPGSKLGLSKVDGKERNPLPRAGTFRTGSHGYSAGNSKSRTKSNTAQAGALLAKVDDSKKTLSKPGSTDKKVGHSSNRQSGIRTVTPKVQNFGLKAPLKKTGTGNSDVSAYKTKKTKEPIAQRESKEAFRHPAITPHEYMLSLYRTLSDAERKGVNGSVKLETGLANTITSFIDKGQDDRAPAVKKQKYIFDISALEKDGLLGAELRILRKKPSDTWKPHSHGKTCQVKLFSCSTSRQASILLDSRTVNFLDTAKWEVFDIWKLFRNFKNSANLCFELEAFERGRPVDLRTVGFNRTGRQVNEKALFLVFGRTKKRDLFFNEIKARSGQDDKTVYEYLFNQRRKRRAPLATRQGKRPNKNLKARCSKKALHVNFKDMGWDDWIIAPLEYEAYHCEGLCEFPLRSHLEPTNHAVIQTLMNSMDPESTPPTCCVPTRLSPISILFIDSANNVVYKQYEDMVVESCGCR, encoded by the exons ATGAAAATCCTGAACTTTCTTACTTTACTGCTTTGGCACTTTAGGTGGTTTTACCCTGTTCTCATTTCCTTAGTACTGAGTCCTGCTGAAGCGAGTCACGGTAATCCAGGATCCAAATTAGGATTGTCAAAAGTAGATGGAAAAGAGAGGAATCCCTTGCCAAGGGCAGGTACCTTTAGAACGGGAAGCCATGGATATAGTGCTGGGAATTCAAAGTCTAGGACGAAAAGTAATACTGCTCAAGCTGGAGCTCTCTTGGCAAAGGTTGATGACTCAAAGAAGACTCTCTCTAAGCCAGGGAGCACAGACAAAAAGGTAGGACATTCTTCAAATAGACAATCAGGAATAAGGACTGTGACCCCAAAGGTTCAGAACTTTGGCCTCAAGGCCCCACTGAAGAAAACTGGCACTGGGAATTCAGATGTCAGCGCCTACAAAACCAAAAAGACTAAAGAACCTATTGCCCAAAGGGAGTCTAAAGAGGCATTCAGACATCCTGCCATCACGCCACATGAATACATGCTCTCCTTATACAGGACACTTTCTGATGCCGAGCGGAAAGGTGTTAATGGAAGTGTAAAATTGGAGACGGGACTGGCCAACACAATTACAAGCTTCATAGACAAGGGGCAAG ATGATCGAGCTCCAGCTGTTAAAAAGCAGAAATATATTTTTGATATCAGTGCATTAGAAAAAGATGGCTTACTAGGGGCAGAACTGCGTATTTTAAGGAAAAAACCTTCTGACACCTGGAAGCCTCATTCTCATGGGAAAACATGTCAAGTGAAACTATTCAGTTGCTCCACAAGCAGGCAAGCATCCATTCTCTTGGATTCTCGGACAGTCAACTTCTTAGATACAGCAAAATGGGAGGTGTTTGACATTTGGAaactttttaggaattttaaaaactcTGCTAACTTGTGTTTCGAACTGGAGGCTTTTGAAAGGGGGAGGCCTGTTGATTTAAGGACTGTGGGATTCAATAGAACAGGGAGGCAAGTCAATGAAAAGGCTCTCTTCTTAGTATTTGGTAGGACAAAGAAAAGGGACTTGTTCTTCAATGAAATAAAAGCCAGATCTGGCCAGGATGACAAAACTGTTTATGAATACCTATTCAAtcaaaggaggaagagaagggctcCTCTAGCAACTCGACAAGGAAAGAGGCCCAACAAGAACCTCAAGGCAAGGTGTAGCAAAAAAGCACTCCATGTGAATTTTAAGGATATGGGCTGGGACGACTGGATAATAGCCCCTCTTGAGTATGAAGCTTATCATTGTGAAGGACTTTGTGAATTTCCTCTTCGGTCTCATCTGGAACCTACCAATCATGCTGTTATCCAAACGTTAATGAATTCGATGGATCCAGAGTCCACACCTCCAACTTGTTGTGTTCCAACCAGGCTGAGTCCTATTAGCATTCTGTTCATCGACTCTGCTAATAATGTAGTCTACAAACAATATGAAGACATGGTCGTGGAGTCATGTGGCTGTAGGTAG